A single genomic interval of Lynx canadensis isolate LIC74 chromosome A2, mLynCan4.pri.v2, whole genome shotgun sequence harbors:
- the LOC115501001 gene encoding olfactory receptor 2A12-like: MGSNQTWITEVILLGFQVDPKLELFLFGFFLLFYSLTLMGNGMVLGLICWDSTLHTPMYFFPSNLTIVDMSYASSIVPKMLANLTMQKKTISFAPCLLQTFLYLALAVTECTSLVVMSYDRYVAICHPLRYAVIMSWRVCTILAATCWIFSFLLALVHITLILRLPFCGPQTIDHFFCQIMSVFKLACADTRLNQTVLFVGSVFVLVGPLCLVLVSYTCILFAILRIQSSESQRKAFSTCSSHLCVVGLFFGSAIVMYMAPKSRHSQEQRKILSLFYSLFNPMLNPLIYSLRNAEVKGALRRFLRKKTSV, translated from the coding sequence ATGGGAAGCAATCAGACATGGATCACAGAAGTCATCCTGCTGGGATTCCAGGTTGACCCCAAACTTGAACTTTTCCTCTTTGGGTTCTTCTTGCTATTCTATAGCCTCACGCTGATGGGAAATGGGATGGTCCTGGGGCTCATCTGCTGGGATTCTACACtgcacacccccatgtacttcttccccTCAAACCTGACCATTGTCGACATGTCCTATGCCTCAAGCATTGTCCCCAAGATGCTGGCAAATCTTACAATGCAGAAGAAAACCATCTCCTTTGCTCCATGCCTACTTCAGACTTTTTTGTATTTGGCACTTGCTGTCACAGAGTGTACGAGTTTGGTGGTAATGTCCTATGATAGGTATGTGGCCATCTGTCACCCCCTACGTTACGCTGTCATCATGAGCTGGAGAGTGTGCACTATCCTGGCTGCCACTTGCTGGATATTCAGCTTCCTCTTGGCTCTGGTCCATATTACTCTCATCCTGAGGTTGCCCTTTTGTGGGCCACAAACAATTGACCACTTTTTCTGTCAAATCATGTCCGTATTCAAATTGGCCTGTGCTGACACTAGACTCAACCAAACTGTTCTCTTTGTGGGCTCTGTGTTTGTCTTAGTCGGGCCCCTCTGCCTGGTGCTGGTGTCCTACACGTGCATCCTGTTCGCCATCCTGAGGATCCAGTCCTCGGAGAGCCAAAGAaaggccttctccacctgctcctcccacctctgcGTGGTGGGGCTCTTCTTTGGAAGCGCCATTGTCATGTACATGGCCCCCAAATCCCGCCATTCTCAAGAACAAAGAAAGATACTATCATTGTTTTACAGCCTTTTCAACCCTATGCTAAACCCACTGATCTACAGCCTGAGGAATGCTGAGGTGAAGGGTGCCCTGAGGAGATTTCTGAGGAAGAAGACATCAGTGTGA